One Caldanaerobius fijiensis DSM 17918 genomic window carries:
- a CDS encoding PHP domain-containing protein — translation MYADLHIHTALSPCASDDMTPNNIVNMALLKGLNAIAITDHNSSLNTRAVIEAARGRIKVIPGIEVQSKEDVHILCLFKNSDGAESFSEIIYRHLPRINNKEDIFGNQLIMDCNDNVIGSENKLLLNAVDLSIEDICTYARECGGISIPAHVDRQGYGILYQLGFIPDDLGFTYIEVSRSCDIGTFFNIYPDLKRYHVIKSSDAHQLGDILERYECTKICIPAIDLY, via the coding sequence ATGTATGCGGATTTGCATATTCATACGGCTCTGTCTCCCTGTGCTTCTGATGATATGACACCTAATAATATCGTGAATATGGCTCTGTTAAAAGGGTTAAATGCCATAGCTATAACCGATCACAACTCGTCATTGAATACGCGCGCTGTTATAGAGGCAGCTAGAGGTAGGATAAAGGTAATTCCAGGTATAGAAGTACAGAGCAAAGAAGATGTGCATATATTATGTTTGTTTAAAAATTCTGATGGTGCTGAATCCTTTAGTGAAATAATATATAGGCATTTACCGCGAATCAATAACAAAGAGGACATTTTTGGTAACCAACTTATAATGGATTGCAATGATAATGTAATTGGTAGTGAAAATAAACTGTTGCTAAATGCAGTGGATCTTTCCATAGAGGATATATGTACCTATGCGCGCGAATGTGGCGGTATATCAATACCTGCTCATGTAGACCGCCAGGGATACGGGATATTGTATCAACTGGGATTTATACCTGATGATTTAGGTTTTACATATATAGAGGTATCTCGTAGTTGTGACATAGGGACTTTTTTTAATATTTATCCGGATTTAAAGAGATATCATGTTATAAAGTCATCAGATGCCCATCAATTAGGAGATATTTTAGAGAGATATGAATGTACTAAGATATGTATTCCTGCTATAGATTTATACTGA
- the nuoF gene encoding NADH-quinone oxidoreductase subunit NuoF, protein MPKLYRSHVMICGGTGCTSSNSDKIAERFSEELKAKNLDNEVQIVRTGCFGLCEMGPVIVVYPEGVFYSRVKVEDVPEIVEEHLLKGRIVKRLVYGESIAEGEIKPLEDTKFYKTQKRIALRNCGVIDPENIEEYIAFDGYKALAKVLKEMTPQEVIDIVKASGLRGRGGGGFPTGLKWQFTHDAPGDEKYVVCNADEGDPGAFMDRSVLEGDPHSVLEAMTIAGYAVGAHQGYIYVRAEYPIAVKRLNVAIKQAREYGLLGKDIFGSGFDFDIEIRLGAGAFVCGEETALLNSIMGRRGEPRPRPPFPANSGVWNKPTLINNVETYANICPIILNGAEWFASIGTEKSKGTKVFALGGKINNTGLIEVPMGTTLREIIYDIGGGIPNGKKFKAAQTGGPSGGCIPAECLDTPIDYDSLISIGSMMGSGGLIVMDEDTCMVDIAKFFLEFTVDESCGKCPPCRIGTRRMLELLDKITSGRGEEGDIEKLETLAKSIKASALCGLGQTAPNPVLSTIRYFRHEYEAHIRDKKCPAGVCKSLISYYIEPDKCRGCAKPRCVAGCPVGAISGEPKKPHVIDQDKCIKCGACLDNCPFKAVVKR, encoded by the coding sequence ATGCCGAAATTGTACAGATCTCATGTTATGATATGTGGAGGTACTGGTTGCACTTCGTCAAACTCAGACAAGATTGCTGAGAGGTTTTCAGAAGAATTAAAGGCCAAAAACCTTGATAACGAGGTACAGATAGTTAGAACAGGTTGTTTTGGATTGTGTGAGATGGGACCTGTGATAGTGGTGTACCCTGAAGGGGTCTTTTATAGCCGGGTGAAGGTGGAAGATGTCCCGGAAATTGTAGAAGAGCATCTTTTAAAAGGGCGTATTGTAAAAAGATTAGTATACGGCGAGTCTATAGCTGAAGGCGAGATAAAGCCATTGGAAGATACTAAGTTCTATAAAACGCAGAAGAGAATTGCGTTGAGAAATTGTGGTGTAATTGATCCGGAAAATATAGAAGAATATATTGCCTTTGATGGTTATAAAGCATTAGCAAAGGTATTAAAGGAAATGACTCCACAAGAAGTTATAGATATTGTTAAAGCTTCAGGTTTGAGAGGTCGTGGAGGCGGTGGATTCCCTACAGGTTTAAAATGGCAGTTTACTCACGATGCTCCAGGTGACGAAAAATACGTTGTATGTAATGCGGATGAAGGGGATCCAGGTGCTTTCATGGATCGAAGCGTTCTTGAGGGTGATCCGCACAGCGTGTTAGAGGCAATGACTATAGCAGGATACGCAGTGGGTGCTCATCAAGGGTATATTTATGTGCGCGCGGAGTATCCTATTGCTGTAAAGCGACTAAATGTAGCTATTAAACAGGCGAGAGAATATGGGTTATTGGGCAAAGATATATTTGGCTCCGGTTTTGACTTTGATATAGAAATACGTCTGGGTGCTGGCGCATTTGTTTGTGGCGAAGAGACAGCCTTGTTGAATTCTATAATGGGAAGAAGAGGTGAACCGAGGCCAAGACCACCATTCCCCGCTAACAGCGGTGTATGGAACAAACCTACTCTGATAAACAACGTAGAAACTTACGCTAATATTTGTCCGATTATATTGAACGGTGCGGAATGGTTCGCGTCTATTGGTACAGAAAAATCGAAAGGTACTAAGGTATTTGCGTTAGGCGGAAAAATAAACAACACAGGACTGATTGAAGTACCTATGGGTACGACTTTAAGGGAGATAATTTACGATATCGGTGGCGGAATTCCCAATGGGAAAAAGTTTAAAGCCGCTCAGACGGGTGGACCATCGGGAGGTTGTATACCTGCTGAATGCCTGGACACACCTATTGATTATGATTCGCTTATTAGCATAGGTTCTATGATGGGTTCAGGTGGGCTTATAGTGATGGATGAAGATACCTGCATGGTAGACATTGCTAAATTCTTCCTAGAGTTTACTGTGGATGAGTCTTGCGGTAAGTGCCCTCCATGCAGAATAGGTACCAGGAGAATGTTGGAATTATTAGACAAGATAACAAGTGGACGTGGGGAAGAAGGAGATATCGAAAAACTGGAGACACTGGCAAAATCCATAAAAGCGTCGGCTCTTTGTGGATTGGGACAGACAGCACCGAATCCTGTTCTGTCTACTATAAGATATTTTAGACATGAATATGAAGCGCATATTAGGGACAAAAAATGTCCTGCAGGTGTATGTAAGTCTTTGATTTCTTACTATATTGAGCCTGACAAATGCCGTGGTTGTGCCAAGCCGAGGTGCGTTGCGGGGTGTCCTGTTGGTGCTATCAGTGGTGAACCTAAGAAACCTCATGTCATTGACCAGGATAAATGCATTAAGTGTGGTGCATGTCTCGACAATTGTCCGTTTAAAGCCGTTGTAAAGAGGTAA
- a CDS encoding ATP-binding protein: MHVIDLVQNSIRAGASLITIKITEDQVKDVLVIQVDDNGRGIDAKALNNIFDPFYTTRTTRKVGLGLSLFREAARRCDGDVEINSQVGKGTSVKGVFKWSHIDRAPLGDMAGSIATLIAANPSIDFFYVHTYNDNVFEFDTRVLREKLGEVPLNDIGVIRWIREYLSEGISNLYGGVKNENYGGT, encoded by the coding sequence ATGCATGTTATAGACCTGGTGCAAAACTCTATAAGGGCGGGTGCTAGCCTTATCACTATAAAAATTACAGAGGACCAGGTCAAGGATGTTCTTGTAATACAGGTAGATGACAATGGGCGTGGTATTGATGCGAAAGCCTTGAATAATATTTTTGATCCTTTTTATACCACGAGAACGACGAGAAAAGTAGGGTTGGGTCTATCGCTTTTTAGAGAAGCCGCGAGAAGATGTGACGGTGATGTTGAGATAAATTCGCAGGTAGGCAAGGGTACGTCTGTTAAAGGTGTATTTAAGTGGAGCCATATTGATAGAGCACCCTTAGGCGATATGGCGGGTTCTATTGCTACACTTATTGCGGCAAATCCGTCTATAGATTTTTTTTATGTGCACACGTATAACGACAATGTTTTTGAGTTTGATACGAGAGTGTTAAGGGAAAAATTAGGAGAAGTTCCGTTGAATGATATTGGTGTTATTAGATGGATTCGCGAGTATTTAAGCGAAGGTATATCTAACCTTTATGGAGGTGTGAAAAATGAAAACTATGGAGGAACTTGA
- a CDS encoding (2Fe-2S) ferredoxin domain-containing protein — protein MKTMEELERIRQEALERVNLRKDRSGTRIIVGMATCGIAAGARPVMLAIMDELEKRNITDVVVAQTGCIGLCKFEPIVEVLRPGEEKVTYVKMNPEKARQVVVEHVINGHVIKDWTIENVIE, from the coding sequence ATGAAAACTATGGAGGAACTTGAAAGGATCAGGCAAGAAGCTTTGGAGAGGGTTAATCTTAGAAAAGATAGAAGTGGTACACGCATCATAGTAGGTATGGCTACATGTGGTATAGCCGCAGGTGCAAGACCTGTTATGCTGGCCATCATGGATGAGCTTGAAAAGAGAAATATTACTGACGTAGTGGTGGCACAGACGGGGTGCATAGGCCTGTGCAAATTTGAGCCGATAGTTGAAGTATTGCGGCCGGGAGAAGAAAAGGTTACGTATGTCAAAATGAATCCCGAAAAAGCCAGGCAGGTAGTTGTCGAACATGTAATAAATGGTCACGTCATAAAAGACTGGACGATTGAGAATGTCATAGAATAG
- the nuoE gene encoding NADH-quinone oxidoreductase subunit NuoE produces MPKLLSKDLDPKKVEKLKGIIEYYKDKRGALIPVMNEAQELFGYLPYEVQEMIAEGLDVPISEVYGVATFYSRFTLKPAGKYKIGVCLGTACYVKGAALIMDKIREKLGIEAGETTDDGKFSLDATRCLGACALAPVMMINEEVYGRLTPDEVIKIIEKYQKEE; encoded by the coding sequence ATGCCAAAACTGCTTTCAAAAGACCTTGATCCAAAGAAAGTGGAGAAATTAAAAGGTATAATAGAGTATTATAAAGATAAAAGAGGTGCTTTGATACCTGTAATGAATGAAGCCCAGGAACTATTTGGGTATCTACCTTATGAGGTACAGGAAATGATTGCAGAAGGCCTTGATGTGCCTATATCTGAGGTATATGGTGTTGCTACATTTTACTCTAGATTTACGTTGAAGCCCGCCGGTAAATACAAAATAGGTGTGTGCTTAGGTACAGCATGTTACGTAAAGGGTGCAGCATTGATTATGGACAAGATCCGAGAGAAACTGGGTATTGAGGCTGGTGAGACGACTGATGACGGAAAATTTTCACTGGATGCTACCAGGTGTCTCGGTGCTTGTGCTCTTGCTCCGGTTATGATGATAAATGAAGAAGTATATGGCAGGTTAACGCCTGATGAAGTGATAAAGATTATAGAAAAGTATCAAAAAGAAGAATGA
- a CDS encoding NADH-dependent [FeFe] hydrogenase, group A6 — MDKVTVTIDGIKVEVPKNYTVLQAAKEAGVDIPTLCYLREINEIGACRICVVEVQGARALQASCVTPVSDGMVIKTNTPTVREARKATLELILSDHDKNCLTCIRNGNCELQTLADEFHISGLRFEGVRHEGKIDDQSASIIRDPNKCILCRRCVSMCSNVQTVNAIGVNERGFRSVVSPIYGMSLADSPCINCGQCVISCPTGALYEKDRTQRVWEALADPDKFVVAQTAPAVRAALGEEFGLPIGTRVTGKMVAALKRLGFDRVFDTDFAADLTIMEEGNELLHRLKNGGKLPLITSCSPGWVKFCEHYYPEFLDNLSTCKSPHQMMGAIVKTYFAEKMGIDPKKIYMVSIMPCTAKKYEIDRPEMGHDGLRDVDAVLTTRELARMIKEANINFNKLKDEDFDDPLGESTGAGVIFGVTGGVMEAALRTVADIVEGKDLHEFEYTNVRGLEGVRETTVSIGDLNLKIAVVNGTGNARKLLDKIKAGEANYHFIEVMGCPGGCINGGGQPIVPSRVKMEVDVRALRAKAIYEEDKALSIRKSHKNPQIIKLYEEFLKEPLGHKSHELLHTKYTPRKLYNVE; from the coding sequence ATGGACAAAGTTACTGTTACTATAGATGGCATAAAAGTAGAAGTACCCAAGAATTATACGGTGCTACAGGCAGCAAAAGAGGCTGGTGTTGATATACCGACACTTTGCTATTTGAGAGAAATCAATGAGATCGGCGCGTGCAGGATATGTGTTGTAGAGGTGCAGGGTGCAAGGGCTCTTCAGGCATCCTGTGTTACCCCGGTTTCTGATGGCATGGTGATAAAGACCAATACGCCGACAGTAAGGGAAGCCAGGAAAGCAACTCTTGAGCTCATATTATCTGATCACGATAAGAACTGTCTTACATGCATAAGAAACGGTAATTGTGAGCTTCAGACTTTAGCGGATGAGTTTCACATTTCTGGTTTGAGGTTTGAAGGTGTAAGGCACGAAGGCAAAATAGATGACCAGTCTGCCAGCATTATAAGGGATCCAAACAAGTGTATACTTTGTCGTAGATGTGTGTCCATGTGCTCAAATGTACAGACGGTCAATGCCATTGGTGTAAACGAAAGAGGGTTTAGATCAGTTGTATCACCCATATACGGTATGAGCCTTGCTGATTCACCCTGCATAAATTGCGGTCAATGTGTGATTTCGTGTCCTACTGGTGCTCTTTATGAAAAAGATCGCACGCAAAGAGTTTGGGAAGCCCTTGCAGATCCGGATAAGTTTGTTGTGGCGCAGACTGCTCCCGCAGTAAGGGCTGCGTTGGGAGAAGAATTTGGCTTACCGATTGGCACCAGGGTTACAGGTAAAATGGTTGCTGCTCTTAAGAGATTGGGTTTTGATAGGGTTTTTGACACAGATTTTGCTGCAGACCTGACTATTATGGAAGAAGGTAATGAATTACTTCACAGACTTAAGAATGGAGGTAAACTTCCTCTGATTACGTCTTGCAGCCCTGGTTGGGTTAAATTCTGTGAGCACTATTATCCGGAATTTTTAGATAACCTCTCCACATGTAAATCGCCACATCAGATGATGGGAGCTATAGTTAAGACCTATTTTGCAGAGAAAATGGGCATAGATCCCAAGAAGATATACATGGTGTCAATTATGCCGTGTACAGCTAAGAAATACGAAATAGATAGACCGGAGATGGGCCATGACGGATTGAGGGATGTGGATGCGGTCCTCACTACAAGGGAACTGGCCAGGATGATAAAAGAGGCAAATATAAACTTTAATAAATTGAAAGATGAGGATTTTGACGATCCATTAGGGGAATCTACAGGCGCTGGAGTTATATTTGGAGTTACAGGTGGCGTTATGGAGGCTGCTCTCAGGACAGTTGCTGATATTGTGGAAGGCAAGGATCTCCATGAGTTTGAATATACCAATGTCAGGGGATTGGAAGGCGTAAGAGAGACCACGGTAAGTATAGGTGATCTTAATCTCAAAATAGCTGTAGTAAATGGTACAGGTAATGCCCGTAAACTTCTGGATAAGATAAAAGCGGGAGAAGCAAACTATCACTTTATTGAGGTAATGGGATGTCCGGGCGGCTGTATAAATGGAGGCGGTCAGCCGATTGTGCCTTCCAGGGTGAAAATGGAAGTAGATGTAAGAGCCTTAAGGGCAAAGGCTATATATGAAGAAGATAAAGCTCTTTCTATCAGGAAATCTCATAAGAATCCTCAAATTATAAAACTTTATGAGGAGTTCTTAAAAGAACCTCTTGGGCATAAATCGCATGAGCTTTTGCATACAAAATATACGCCTAGAAAACTCTATAATGTAGAATAG